TTCGACTGACTTGCACAGGCCCCGTATTGATACCCTTGTCCTTTTCATCAAACGTCTATGTCGCCATTGTTGGATGATCAGTGGTGGTCCCCGAAGCACCGATTCGCTTACGGGTCGTTGTATTCACCTGGCAGTGGGTCAGATTCTGTTGCCAGAATTTTCGCATGACACAAAAGATACCGAGTCGCTTTTCTATGACTTTGTTTGTCAAATCCCTGCGTATTATTCCTTGCTGGTACTACCTGGTATTGCATTTCGATTTGTCGCAGAGAAAAGCGCCCGTCTCGATTTGCTTTGTCGCAGCTCATTCTATCCAGATGTGCTAAACTTTTTAGTACAAAGTCAAGCCTACTGTGAGGCTGAGTCGGTTCTGACTCAATGGGTTGCTTATGCATTCCAATCCGAGGGTCCATGGGACATGGAACAATATCGCATTCCCGTGCATCGACTCGATCCATCTGTTCAGCAGTGGATGCAAGGACAAATGGTCAAGTTTTTAGATAACCACCCGCGTGGTGTCTTTTGCTGGCTCCATCCTGATGTCCAAGGCTTATTTTCAGATGACGTTAACAGCCCCCGTGACCTATCCACAGACATTGTAAAGGGTACCCGTCACATTATGTGCGGTGTTCTTCGCCCTCTTGAGGATATATCGACGGACACAATTCAACAAGTGCCAGTACCTTATCTTTATGATACGTTGTCAAGGGAACTGGCCACGCGTGTCGGGGCCTGTTGGCACCAAAGTAAGTCGCATACTTCTTTTGCTGAAAGGCAAAAGCTTGATACCTACATTCTCGAAATGACGCAATGTGTGAGTGATTTTGCACTTCATGGACATGAGCAGCTAGTGGTGGTCGCTATAGAACTGGCTATTCTTGCGATCATCCGCATTGGAACGTACCATGGCACAATTTCTACGATGCAGCTTCTTCAGGATCCAGAGTGTCGTTACTGTAAACAGATGTCTGGGCACAACAAACATAAAGAGCTGCTGGAATTGATACGTCAACTTTACAATGCGCAACAGGATGTGGCACTGCAGTCTATTATTGACTCGCCAGATAGCTCACCGCTGAAGGCGCTGAGTAACGAAGGACTGGATTTGGGGCATACATTCATGCTAATTGCCAAGGAAATGCAGTGGCACAATATGGCGCTACCAGAGGCTCAAGCCCTTGCTGTATGTTCTCAGTGGATGACCGCGTCTGATATGCCGTGCTCGGACGAATTCTTTAGGAGGTTGTCAATGTACCAGGCCGATGCGGAAAACCGCGCATTGCTCACCAGTAGCCAAGCGGGGGCATATATTTACGACGACATTGTGGATGCATGGGTATCTCCTGAAAGTAGCAGACCCACGATGCACAGGTCTATACGTGAAAAAGAAAATATCGCGCCGCTTAAGCGCCGACGAAGGCACACCGACATTTTGCCGAGATGCGCTGACTTCGCACAggaggaggacgacgagATCGACTTTCTTGGTCATGCTGACGAGATCAACTCATCGCGTGTACGTAGAAAGGTCCAGCGTCTTGACGTAGCGCGCGAAGCAAGCCGCTCTCAGATGCTGGGCCACCGTTCTCGCCGTGCGTCACTTCTTCCCTACTTGTAACATATACCCAAAATAATAGACTATCTCCACATCCAGGCCTTGTGTGCCTTTTTGCCAACGACCATGTCTGGATCGCGACGATTGACCAAGGTATGCGGGAGTCGAAGATCTCATATATAGGAGCTGAAAGAACTCAAGGATACACCGTTGCCAGGTCTTCGTACGTGTACCTGAAAGCTTACGAGACAGTTCTGTTAGAGGCTCATGAGTACGTTGTGGATATGTTGGCTCATACACCCAGGGGTCATTTGTATACGTGGGATGCTGTATTACTAGGTGTACGTGCCTGAGATGCTAATGAGAGCCTGTATGTGCGCATGTGGCTCATAATTCAGGCAGGCACGCCGTATGAGGGTGGACATTTCCCAGTGCGTACCTGAAGCATTAACAGCAGGTGAGATTCGAGTTCCCCGTCGACTACCCATTTAAGGGACCTAACGTGCACTTTCAGTGCCGCATGTACCATCCCAACGTTGATGAGATGGGCGCAATGTGTATCAGTCTGATCAAGTCGGATGCATGGAAACCATCTACCAAGGTCTCGGCGAGTACGTATACGTGATGTTCACACCACAGTTCTTCAAACGATTCTACAGCTACTAGAAGAGCCTAACCCAGAGGATGCGCTTTCAGCGGGCATTGGTGCGTATGGGTGCGCCGTACTAACGACTCAGCTGATCAGTATCAAAGGGACCCTGTTGCCTTTCGCCAAACGGCGGCAGAATACACGAGGAAATACGCCCCACGTACGCCATAGCGCCCTGTGGAAGGGGCTACACGCTCGATAGGCGTAATGATTATGTCATACCGCGTACCTCACGTGTATCAACAATCTGTGCCCATGGGCCACTCGGCGAACGGCGGTGGCTCTGGCCCTGCTACGACTGTGCTCCACGATCATTGTGCTTGACAGATCTGCCTAATGTCAGCGTCGTATGCTATATACACGTCGCCGAATCACCCACTGGTGGCTTACCATCTTCCTACGCTGATTGTCACGCCATTTGGCCAGCCGCAACATATTTTGTATTCGTACGTGCACACGAACTACAACAATGAGTCGTACCTGCTTACGCCGTCGATGATGGGTGAGCTATGTGTGGCCAAGGCCATTCCTCCACCAGGCTCGCGCCGTCTCGGCGGTCCGCCCGCGCCTCCCACGACCGAGCGCAATGTGTATTGCGAGGCGTCGCGCAACTTGAGATGGACCATCATCAACACGGGTATCAACGCGCCTGTATACAAATTGACGTTGCCGAACCCGGACATGCCTGGGCATGATCAGCCCCTATTCCAGATTTCGAAGCCGAATCCAAATGATACGTGGTGGACCATGTTCTACTTCACATATGGGGGTCATCAGCTTCCGCCCAAACGGATTGAATTTGGGCGCATCCAGAAAAATGCGACGGCTTCGAGCGGTGGTGGGTCAGGCACACGTGTCACGATTACTGGTCGTACGCCGGAGCAGCAGGCTGTGTGGCATACCCTTGGTGAGGGTAACGAAGACATGGTTGAGTGGATCGTGATTTTTGCTGCGCTCAATCTCATTGATGAAGAAATCGtacgcgccgctgcgcgagcgacgcTATCTGACAAGCCGCTGCAGGCATcgacgcctgcgtcgcagcaCACGCCAAGACCAGCCACAGCGCAGCCCCGCGCAGCGGTGGCCCAGACACAGGGCGCCACTTTTATGGCTAGCGGTACCAGGACTCATCCCGTGCCGGGCTCAGCGGCGGCCAAGGGACGTAAAGGCGGCAGGGGTCTCTTTGGCCTGAAAAAGGCATGATCCGTGCCCTGTACTTTAGTTCTATGGATTCCAAAATACCGGGGTCATGGTTTTGTGGTGAGTACAGCATGACCCAATCCCACACCACACAATCGCTCTGGGTGCTCGTAGAAGCAAGTAGATGTCACTCCCTCTATCCCAGGTGACGCTGTGTCCGGTGGCGCATGCCAAAATGCGTCGCCGATGATGTCGACATGCAGGGTGCACAGCTTGGTCCGTGGCTTGGTCCGGCGTGGAtccggcacaggcgcccAGACGAGTGTGGTTCCCTTGCGGAAAAATGCGGGGAGTTTATCGTAATTGATGCCAAAttgctggaagagcatcTCGTGCTTTTCGGACGACACGGTGCCCTTGAGGAGGTCGTGCGCTTCACGTTCGGTTTTTTGGCCCTGGAGAACTAGGGCCCAGAAGATGGTGTTGTACAGGTTGTTGATGTGGGTGTCAGCCTGGCGCCACGCAAAGTAGTCGCGGATCTCCTGGGTGCCGGGATACACGACGAGTCGTCCGTCAAACGACGGCGGTTCGCCGAGGGGCGCAGACATGTACTGGCTCCAGTGAAATACGTAGGCAGACGTAAAGAGCGAGACGATGTGCGTCACGAGTTTGCTCTGCCGCCGATTGTAGAGCGTCGAGTACTTGTCGATCAGGAAACTGCGTCAGAACGAGCAACATACCTGTACTCATCGCTCTCGCCAAACGCTAGCGTTATGTGTCCTTTGAAGGCGTGCATGacctgccgcgccgcctcatTCATGAGCTCGAGTGCCTGGGCATCATTGGGCTTCGAGAACGCGTGTCGCTGTGAAAATCTTGCGTCAGTGCATCCAGCCTACCTGTGGAAGCCCGtgccgtcgatgcgcacgagcatgtACGTGTGCGGCACCACGACATCCGAGAGCTCAAAGtcgcgcacgtacgcaAAGCGGCTGCCTGCCATGGACGTGGAGACAAGGCACTCCACTTGGCGTGGCGCTCTCACCGCCGGTCTGGGCCCACGATGGATGTGTTGGCGAATATTGACCCGACCTCGTCGAATAGCACGACGGCCGATCCGTTTCGTCCGTCGTTCTTTGAGCTGAtcgcgcaggagcagctgTCGGACTTGCTCAAGCCGGCGATTCGGTACGTCCTCACTGTCCTAGCGCAGCGCCATCCACGGTATTTGCTCCGCATTGTGCACCGATTTGACGAGCTGTACATGGTGCTTATGCTCGCTGTAGAGCGGCACTACTTGCGTACATGGAACGCATCGTTCACAGAGCACTTTTATGGCTTGCGTCGGCGACGCCGTCCAGCTGTAtcgacgcagcgcctcgacgcgagtgtgccgccgaACAAGCTGCaagcagcgcggcagctgcgcgaccGCGACGTGAACTGGTCGGTCTTTTTCCTCGTGGGTCTGCCGTACCTCGAGGCCAAGGTCACAGACTACTGGGAGcgcatgggcggcggtgcggtCGTCGATGGAGACGACTTGTGGggagacgacgacgacgacgacgagcctcatccagctcggcgagaaacgctcgaggagcgccgtcgtcgacagTGGATCTCTCTTGTGCGCCGCGGGTATCCGTATGCCCAAGTGGCCTTCCAGCTGTGGATGCTCGCCTACCACATCCGCTACCTGTTTGGACGCACGCCGTACTGGCGCCCATGGCTCGCGG
Above is a window of Malassezia restricta chromosome IX, complete sequence DNA encoding:
- a CDS encoding ubiquitin-conjugating enzyme E2 L3 → MSGSRRLTKELKELKDTPLPGLLLLEAHEGHLYTWDAVLLGAGTPYEGGHFPVRFEFPVDYPFKGPNVHFQCRMYHPNVDEMGAMCISLIKSDAWKPSTKVSAILQTILQLLEEPNPEDALSAGIADQYQRDPVAFRQTAAEYTRKYAPRTP
- a CDS encoding peroxin-12, which encodes MDVLANIDPTSSNSTTADPFRPSFFELIAQEQLSDLLKPAIRYVLTVLAQRHPRYLLRIVHRFDELYMVLMLAVERHYLRTWNASFTEHFYGLRRRRRPAVSTQRLDASVPPNKLQAARQLRDRDVNWSVFFLVGLPYLEAKVTDYWERMGGGAVVDGDDLWGDDDDDDEPHPARRETLEERRRRQWISLVRRGYPYAQVAFQLWMLAYHIRYLFGRTPYWRPWLAAMRVDVRRAMGNEAPLRVGASAQRLPPFTRYPCLFAYLVACKGTARVLDALKYALPAAIFVFKFLEWWYSPQNRRRRGDSDGDAIKRIGAPAILPPSPQGVVYAPLPTYRAPPVLFRHEGAEVAQDASAPVLLHYSCPLCGAAPMHNASVLASGYACCYACATDYVDKWHRCPVTHMPLPGGVEQIRRVLV
- a CDS encoding tRNA(His) guanylyltransferase → MAGSRFAYVRDFELSDVVVPHTYMLVRIDGTGFHRFSQRHAFSKPNDAQALELMNEAARQVMHAFKGHITLAFGESDEYSFLIDKYSTLYNRRQSKLVTHIVSLFTSAYVFHWSQYMSAPLGEPPSFDGRLVVYPGTQEIRDYFAWRQADTHINNLYNTIFWALVLQGQKTEREAHDLLKGTVSSEKHEMLFQQFGINYDKLPAFFRKGTTLVWAPVPDPRRTKPRTKLCTLHVDIIGDAFWHAPPDTASPGIEGVTSTCFYEHPERLCGVGLGHAVLTTKP